One Thomasclavelia spiroformis DSM 1552 DNA window includes the following coding sequences:
- a CDS encoding amidohydrolase, with translation MKTLYYNGDILTMENTSYEAIYVENGLIKKCGNYKDLKQYISSDVKLVDLNNKCLMPAFIDSHSHVVALAKTLNLVDLTKCTSIDEIIEQFNNFIKITHYPENKLIVGFGYDHNFLKEQRHPHVSELDKIPYPTLISHASGHMGVINHKAMQLLKIDDNIKDPIGGKYGRDENNQLNGYLEEQAFITTSSKINISVDLKKQLLDALNIYASYGITTLQEGYIKKEEFNLLDTLAKENKLFLDIVGYVDIKDNQEIYQQNKAYHQYQNHFKLGGYKLFLDGSPQGKTAWISRPYENSNDYCGYPIYQDKEVENYVNTALKHHVQLITHCNGDMAAKQLLDAFKNIPTDTRPVMIHCQTLRPDQLPQLKNINMIPSFFVNHIYYWGDIHLKNLGKRAKKISCINSALKHDLIYTFHQDTPVIMPNMLESVWCACKRITKNGIILGKDERVSVYDALKAVTINSAYQYFEEEYKGSIKEGKHADLIILDKNPCKVEIDEILDINILMTIKNGKIIYQK, from the coding sequence ATGAAAACATTATATTATAATGGCGATATCTTAACTATGGAAAATACTAGTTATGAAGCTATCTATGTTGAAAATGGTTTAATTAAAAAATGTGGTAATTATAAAGATTTAAAGCAATATATTTCTAGTGATGTTAAGTTAGTTGATTTAAATAATAAATGCTTAATGCCGGCATTTATTGATAGTCATAGTCATGTTGTAGCATTAGCTAAAACACTAAATCTAGTTGACTTAACTAAATGTACTAGTATTGACGAAATTATTGAACAATTCAATAATTTTATTAAAATAACTCATTACCCCGAAAACAAATTGATAGTTGGCTTTGGCTATGATCATAACTTCTTAAAAGAACAACGTCATCCCCACGTAAGTGAACTTGATAAAATACCTTATCCTACATTAATTTCACATGCTTCAGGCCACATGGGTGTTATTAATCATAAAGCTATGCAATTATTAAAGATTGATGATAATATTAAAGATCCAATTGGCGGCAAATATGGACGTGATGAAAATAACCAATTAAATGGTTATTTAGAAGAACAAGCCTTTATTACCACATCATCTAAAATAAATATTTCTGTTGATTTAAAAAAACAACTTTTAGATGCCTTAAATATATATGCAAGTTATGGTATTACTACTTTACAAGAAGGCTATATAAAAAAAGAAGAATTTAATTTACTAGATACATTAGCTAAAGAAAATAAATTGTTTCTAGATATAGTTGGATATGTGGACATAAAAGATAATCAAGAAATATACCAGCAAAATAAAGCTTATCATCAGTATCAAAATCATTTTAAATTAGGAGGTTACAAACTATTTTTAGATGGCTCACCACAAGGTAAAACTGCTTGGATCTCGAGACCTTATGAAAATAGTAATGATTATTGTGGTTACCCAATTTACCAAGATAAGGAAGTAGAAAATTACGTTAATACAGCATTAAAACACCACGTACAATTAATTACTCATTGTAATGGCGATATGGCTGCAAAACAACTATTAGATGCTTTTAAAAACATTCCTACTGACACTCGCCCAGTAATGATTCATTGTCAAACTTTACGACCAGATCAACTACCACAACTAAAAAATATTAATATGATTCCTAGCTTTTTTGTAAATCATATTTACTATTGGGGTGACATTCATCTAAAAAATTTAGGCAAACGCGCTAAAAAAATCTCATGTATCAATAGTGCTTTAAAACATGATCTAATATATACTTTTCATCAAGATACACCGGTAATTATGCCAAATATGTTGGAAAGTGTCTGGTGTGCATGTAAACGCATTACTAAAAATGGTATAATTTTAGGTAAAGATGAAAGAGTTTCTGTCTATGATGCTTTAAAAGCAGTTACTATCAATAGTGCTTATCAATATTTTGAAGAAGAGTATAAGGGATCAATTAAAGAAGGAAAACATGCAGATTTGATTATTTTAGATAAAAATCCATGCAAAGTAGAAATTGATGAAATTCTTGACATTAACATTTTAATGACCATCAAAAATGGAAAAATCATCTATCAAAAATAA
- a CDS encoding macro domain-containing protein translates to MGFKIINGDITEIESDAIVNAANSYLRQGGGVCGAIFNKAGAKELQNECDQKGYCKPGEAIITKGYNLKAKYIIHAVGPIYRDGNHGEREVLEAAYRNSLLLAKQYKLRSIAFPLISSGIYGYPYNEALEVAKETINKFLIGNDMDVYLVLYK, encoded by the coding sequence ATGGGATTTAAAATTATAAATGGGGATATTACAGAAATAGAAAGTGATGCAATTGTAAATGCAGCAAATTCATATTTGCGCCAAGGTGGTGGTGTTTGTGGAGCTATTTTTAATAAAGCTGGAGCTAAAGAATTACAAAATGAATGTGATCAAAAAGGGTATTGTAAACCAGGTGAAGCGATAATAACAAAGGGATATAATTTAAAGGCAAAATATATTATTCATGCAGTGGGTCCAATTTATCGTGATGGAAACCATGGTGAAAGAGAGGTTTTGGAAGCTGCTTATCGTAATTCTTTACTTCTAGCAAAGCAATATAAACTTCGTTCTATTGCTTTTCCATTAATATCATCAGGGATATATGGATATCCTTACAATGAGGCATTAGAAGTTGCTAAAGAGACAATTAATAAGTTTTTAATTGGCAATGATATGGATGTTTATTTAGTGTTGTATAAATGA
- a CDS encoding TspO/MBR family protein, producing MKKYKYIILNITISLGIGALSVLLTMNSMDLYKKINIPKIAPPSIVFPIVWTILYILIGLASYLIHREKNNNKESALILYYFLLILNFSWPIVFFNYQNFLLALAILLALNISTIFLIYLFYKIKHSAAYLLLPYFIWIIFALYLNFWIFLHN from the coding sequence ATGAAAAAATATAAATATATTATTTTAAATATTACAATCTCTCTTGGCATTGGTGCTTTAAGCGTTCTTTTAACAATGAATTCTATGGATTTATATAAAAAAATAAATATCCCTAAAATAGCACCACCAAGTATTGTTTTCCCTATAGTTTGGACTATTTTATATATTTTAATTGGACTTGCAAGCTACTTAATTCATCGAGAAAAAAATAATAATAAAGAATCAGCCTTAATTTTATACTATTTTTTATTAATACTTAATTTTAGTTGGCCTATAGTTTTTTTTAATTATCAAAACTTTCTTTTAGCTTTAGCAATTTTATTAGCTTTAAATATCTCTACTATTTTTTTAATTTATCTTTTTTACAAAATCAAACATAGTGCCGCTTATCTTTTACTTCCATATTTTATCTGGATTATTTTTGCACTTTACTTAAATTTCTGGATATTTTTGCATAATTAA
- a CDS encoding IS110 family transposase, with product MKLVGIDIAKYKHAAFIMDASTGESLCDPFLFKNNKDGFQKFYDELNKYTQDELLIGMEDTGHYNFAIESCLLAKGYKVALINPITTKNLRKASLKTVKSDKEDAILITKALLDKDYYRIISIQDEKLKEARELTRYRTQLTIEMNRKKNILQRHIDIVFPEFNTLFNNEYTITYLNILRKYGDAYTIAHTDIRSLRKCFKYCNIFSAEDLKELASNSVGIHDVSISFIIQSVISSIDLINFQIEELDKKIEELAITQDSSITSIPGISIITGTSILAELGDISKYSNAGKLIKFAGVNPYISESGEFSADKTAITKKGSKYLRATLYRVIIPVIRHNPAFNNYYHLKRSQGKGHLCALGHCVRKLLRIIYHLEINHITFDINSLK from the coding sequence ATGAAACTTGTTGGAATTGACATTGCCAAATATAAACATGCCGCTTTTATCATGGATGCTTCTACTGGCGAATCTTTATGTGATCCTTTTTTATTCAAAAACAATAAAGATGGATTTCAAAAATTTTATGACGAACTTAATAAATACACACAAGATGAACTTTTAATCGGTATGGAAGATACAGGACACTATAACTTTGCCATTGAAAGCTGTTTATTGGCTAAAGGTTATAAAGTTGCTTTAATCAATCCTATTACCACTAAGAACCTTAGAAAAGCTTCTTTAAAAACTGTTAAAAGTGATAAAGAAGATGCTATTTTAATTACCAAAGCTCTCCTAGATAAAGATTACTATCGCATCATCTCTATTCAAGATGAGAAATTAAAGGAGGCCAGAGAATTAACTCGCTATCGTACACAATTGACAATTGAAATGAATCGTAAGAAGAATATTCTTCAAAGACATATTGATATTGTTTTTCCTGAATTTAATACATTATTTAATAATGAATACACCATTACATATTTAAATATTTTAAGAAAATATGGTGATGCCTATACCATTGCACATACAGATATTCGTTCTTTAAGAAAATGTTTTAAATACTGTAATATCTTCTCAGCAGAAGACTTAAAAGAATTAGCTTCTAATTCTGTGGGTATTCATGATGTTTCTATTTCTTTTATCATTCAATCGGTTATTTCCAGTATTGATTTAATAAACTTTCAAATTGAAGAATTAGATAAAAAAATAGAAGAACTCGCCATCACACAAGATTCTTCTATCACATCAATACCAGGAATATCAATTATTACTGGTACTTCTATTTTAGCTGAACTTGGTGATATAAGTAAATACTCAAATGCAGGAAAATTAATTAAATTTGCAGGTGTGAATCCATATATCAGTGAATCTGGCGAATTTTCAGCTGATAAAACAGCCATAACCAAGAAAGGTTCTAAATATCTAAGGGCAACACTTTATCGAGTCATCATACCTGTAATACGCCACAACCCTGCATTTAATAACTACTATCATTTAAAACGAAGTCAAGGCAAAGGACATCTTTGCGCTTTAGGTCATTGTGTAAGAAAACTTTTAAGAATCATTTATCATCTTGAAATAAATCATATTACTTTTGATATAAATTCTCTTAAATAA
- a CDS encoding sodium-dependent transporter has product METKNKRSTFSGQLGYVMAVAGSAVGLGNIWRFPYLAAKYGGGIFLLTYFILAVTFGFALLISETSLGRKTKKSPIAAYKKLGAKKLRIGGWLNAIVPMLIVPYYCVVGGWVCKYLFEYIKNNAANLVSNNYFSNFSSSSIQPVLWLIVFAILVFVVVLLGVEKGVEKCSKILMPALIIMAIFIAGYTLFTPGAIEGAKYYLIPDFSRFSIMTVVAAMGQMFYSLSIGMGILFTYGSYMKKEIDMERSITQVEIMDTVVAFLAGLMIVPAVFAFSNGDPNTLNAGPSLMFITLPNVFNSMALGNIIGIVFFLLVLFAALTSAISLMECCVSIIQDRFDLSRKKCCTIILAGILILGIPCSLGFGVLDFINPLGLSILDFFDFMTNSIMMPISAICTCLLIIKVTGFKTVINEVEISSKFKRKKAYLFCMKYIVVPGLIIILLSSILSTIGIISI; this is encoded by the coding sequence ATGGAAACAAAAAACAAACGTAGTACCTTTTCAGGACAACTAGGCTATGTAATGGCAGTTGCAGGATCTGCAGTTGGTCTAGGAAATATTTGGCGCTTTCCATATTTAGCAGCCAAATATGGTGGAGGTATTTTTTTATTGACTTATTTTATCCTTGCAGTTACTTTTGGTTTTGCTTTATTAATAAGTGAAACTTCTTTAGGAAGAAAAACTAAAAAAAGTCCAATCGCTGCATATAAAAAATTAGGAGCAAAAAAACTTCGAATTGGAGGATGGTTAAATGCTATTGTACCAATGCTGATTGTCCCTTATTATTGTGTTGTAGGTGGCTGGGTATGCAAATACTTATTTGAGTATATTAAAAATAATGCTGCCAATTTAGTTAGTAATAATTATTTTTCAAATTTTTCATCATCATCTATTCAACCAGTTTTATGGTTAATTGTTTTTGCAATACTTGTTTTTGTCGTTGTATTGCTAGGAGTTGAAAAAGGAGTTGAAAAGTGCAGTAAAATCTTAATGCCAGCTTTAATTATAATGGCTATTTTTATTGCGGGATATACATTATTTACACCTGGTGCAATCGAAGGAGCAAAATATTATTTAATCCCTGATTTTTCGAGATTTTCAATTATGACAGTAGTTGCAGCTATGGGACAAATGTTTTACTCACTTTCAATTGGAATGGGAATCTTATTTACATATGGCTCATATATGAAAAAAGAAATTGATATGGAACGTTCAATTACTCAAGTTGAAATTATGGATACAGTTGTTGCTTTTTTAGCTGGATTAATGATTGTACCTGCAGTTTTTGCTTTTTCCAACGGTGATCCAAATACATTAAATGCTGGACCATCATTAATGTTTATAACTTTACCAAATGTATTCAACAGTATGGCATTAGGTAATATTATTGGAATTGTGTTCTTTTTATTAGTTTTATTTGCAGCATTAACATCTGCAATTTCATTAATGGAATGTTGTGTATCAATTATTCAAGATCGTTTTGATCTTTCTAGAAAAAAATGTTGTACAATTATTTTAGCAGGCATCCTTATTTTAGGAATTCCTTGTTCTCTAGGTTTTGGTGTACTAGATTTTATTAATCCACTTGGTTTAAGCATTCTTGATTTCTTTGATTTTATGACTAATTCAATTATGATGCCAATTTCAGCTATTTGTACTTGTTTATTAATTATAAAAGTTACTGGATTTAAAACAGTTATTAATGAAGTTGAAATTAGTTCTAAATTTAAACGTAAAAAAGCTTATTTATTTTGTATGAAATATATTGTAGTTCCAGGATTAATTATTATTTTATTAAGTTCAATCTTGTCTACAATTGGAATTATTTCAATCTAA
- a CDS encoding exodeoxyribonuclease III yields the protein MKLISWNVNGIRACINKGFYDILKDFDADIFCIQETKMQEGQIEIEDHGYYLYMNSAVKKGYSGTLVFTKVKPLSYSYGINIEEHDQEGRVITLEYNKFYLVNCYTPNSQDGLKRLEYRQVWEDDFLAYLKSLEEKKPVILCGDLNVAHQEIDLKNPKTNRKNAGFSDEERAKMTQLLNHGFIDTFRYLYPDLQGAYSWWSYRFNARKNNAGWRIDYFIVSDCLKEKIKDAYIFKDIMGSDHCPVGLDIELD from the coding sequence ATGAAATTAATATCGTGGAATGTAAATGGAATTAGAGCTTGTATCAATAAAGGTTTTTATGATATTTTAAAAGATTTTGATGCAGATATATTTTGTATTCAAGAAACAAAGATGCAAGAGGGACAGATTGAAATAGAAGATCATGGGTATTATTTGTATATGAATAGTGCTGTAAAAAAAGGCTATAGTGGTACTTTAGTTTTTACAAAAGTAAAACCTCTTAGTTATAGTTATGGAATTAATATTGAAGAGCATGATCAAGAAGGACGTGTAATCACTTTAGAATATAATAAGTTTTATTTGGTGAATTGTTATACGCCTAATAGTCAAGATGGCTTAAAACGTTTGGAATACCGCCAAGTTTGGGAAGATGATTTTTTAGCATATTTAAAATCATTGGAAGAAAAAAAGCCAGTTATATTATGTGGAGATCTTAATGTAGCTCATCAAGAAATTGATTTAAAGAATCCTAAGACTAATCGTAAAAATGCTGGATTTAGTGATGAGGAAAGAGCTAAAATGACTCAATTGTTGAATCATGGTTTTATTGATACTTTTAGATATTTATATCCTGATTTACAAGGAGCTTATTCTTGGTGGTCATATCGTTTTAATGCTCGTAAAAATAATGCTGGATGGCGAATTGATTATTTTATTGTATCTGATTGTTTAAAAGAGAAAATTAAAGATGCTTATATTTTTAAAGATATTATGGGAAGTGATCATTGTCCAGTAGGTTTAGATATTGAACTTGATTAA
- a CDS encoding CoA-binding protein, which translates to MEAKEILLNKQNFAVIGVTTNQEKYGYKIYQRLKKLNKNVYGVSPIYNELNGETIYPNLSSIDNQIDVAVFVVNPKIALTYIEKCKKLKIKHIWLQPGTYDDNLIKIIKESKLNYYLNCVLVESENM; encoded by the coding sequence ATGGAAGCAAAAGAAATTTTATTAAACAAACAAAACTTTGCTGTTATTGGTGTAACTACTAATCAAGAAAAATATGGTTATAAAATATATCAGCGATTAAAAAAATTAAATAAAAATGTATATGGTGTTTCCCCAATTTATAATGAATTAAATGGAGAAACAATTTATCCTAATTTATCTAGTATTGATAATCAAATAGATGTTGCTGTTTTTGTTGTTAATCCCAAAATAGCACTAACATATATTGAGAAATGCAAAAAATTAAAAATAAAACATATTTGGTTACAACCAGGTACTTATGATGATAACTTGATCAAAATAATTAAAGAATCAAAACTAAATTATTATCTTAACTGTGTCTTAGTTGAAAGTGAAAATATGTAA
- a CDS encoding DEAD/DEAH box helicase — protein sequence MTLTLQPNINLHTLNTVNQTYQPQLLFNDYKQGMKLSYEIIQQLNSCDSFQLSIAFISLSGLATLKQTLLDLQNKNISGKIITSTYLGFNEPKVFKELLKFNNLEIRIYDDPKIGFHPKGYIFKKNDTYNIIIGSSNLTQNALSINQEWNLKLSSTYNSDISKQVLKEFNQQWQNSFPLTNQWINEYSKTYTKQKNKIQLKTNTKIKPNKMQIAALNALKSIRNENKNKALLISATGTGKTYLSAFDVKAFNPKRMLFVVHRENIAQNAMMSFQKIINNHSFGIFTGNKKETDADYIFSTIQTIHKQEYRKMFDPDDFDYIIIDEVHRAGANSYQELINYFKPKFMLGVSATPERSDDFDIYQMFDYNIAYEIRLQQAMEYDLLCPFHYYGITDLQVNGVSLEDKSDFNHLTSQSRVDHIIEQINNYGFSGDRVRGLVFCSRKGEAKELSNLFNQRGYKTVALTGEDDENKRRDAMDKLETDDSVDYLDYIFTVDIFNEGIDIPKVNQVIMLRPTESAIVFVQQLGRGLRKDHSKECVVVIDFIGNYEKNFLIPIALSGNQSYNKDTLRRFVSEGSLLIPGASTINFDRISKKKIFESIDKANFSDIKIIKESYLQLKQKLGRIPSLQDFDKYDSIDVLRIFQNKNLGSYHKFLSKYEKDYSIKFNPIQEQYLAYISTKLASGKRIHELEAIKVCIKNQSDLLNNLKEKLKNVYDIDLPKISHTTIINILSQNFATGGAKATFKDAIFIDKNLKISTQFKAQLNDLNFKQQIMDLINFGITRYKKNYTNTYKDTSLCLYKKYTYEDVCRLLNWEQNLVPLNIGGYKYDKHTNTFPVFINYDKEEGISKTIKYEDKLIDQNTIICFSKPKRTLTSEEVVRIYNEDTNHVKIHLFIRKNKNDNTSKEFYYLGLMHTYGKPIQTIMPNTNNNVVQFTYKLENEIRKDIFDYITNND from the coding sequence ATGACGCTAACATTACAACCAAACATAAATTTACATACACTAAATACAGTTAATCAAACATATCAACCACAATTATTATTCAACGATTACAAACAAGGTATGAAACTATCATATGAAATAATCCAACAATTAAACTCATGTGATAGTTTTCAATTATCAATTGCCTTTATTAGTTTATCAGGACTAGCTACACTAAAACAAACATTACTAGATTTACAAAACAAAAACATTTCTGGTAAAATCATCACTTCAACTTATTTAGGTTTTAACGAACCAAAAGTATTCAAAGAATTACTTAAATTCAATAACCTAGAAATAAGAATATATGATGATCCTAAAATTGGTTTTCATCCAAAAGGTTATATTTTCAAAAAAAATGACACATATAACATTATCATTGGTAGCTCTAATTTAACCCAAAACGCACTATCAATAAACCAAGAATGGAATTTAAAACTCTCTTCAACATACAATAGTGATATTTCAAAACAAGTTTTAAAAGAATTCAATCAACAATGGCAAAATTCATTTCCTTTAACAAACCAATGGATCAATGAATACAGCAAAACATACACTAAACAAAAAAATAAAATACAACTAAAAACAAATACAAAAATCAAGCCCAACAAAATGCAAATAGCTGCATTAAACGCACTAAAATCAATTAGAAACGAAAATAAGAATAAAGCCTTACTAATATCCGCAACAGGTACCGGTAAAACTTATTTAAGTGCTTTTGATGTCAAAGCATTTAATCCAAAAAGAATGCTCTTTGTAGTTCATCGAGAAAACATTGCACAAAACGCCATGATGTCATTTCAAAAAATAATCAACAATCATAGTTTTGGCATTTTTACTGGTAATAAAAAAGAAACTGATGCTGATTACATCTTTTCAACAATTCAAACAATTCATAAACAAGAATATCGTAAAATGTTTGATCCAGATGATTTTGATTACATCATTATCGATGAAGTTCATCGAGCTGGAGCTAATTCTTATCAAGAATTAATAAATTATTTTAAACCAAAGTTTATGTTAGGAGTGTCTGCTACTCCTGAAAGAAGCGATGATTTTGATATTTATCAAATGTTTGATTATAACATTGCTTATGAAATTCGTTTACAACAAGCAATGGAATATGATTTACTTTGTCCTTTTCATTATTATGGAATAACTGATTTACAAGTCAACGGAGTATCACTAGAAGATAAAAGTGATTTTAATCATTTAACTTCTCAAAGTCGTGTTGATCATATTATTGAACAAATAAATAATTATGGATTTTCAGGTGATCGTGTCCGTGGTTTAGTCTTCTGTAGTCGTAAAGGTGAAGCTAAAGAGTTATCTAATTTATTTAATCAACGTGGTTATAAAACTGTTGCTTTAACTGGTGAAGATGATGAAAATAAAAGACGTGATGCTATGGATAAACTAGAAACAGATGATTCTGTTGATTATCTAGATTATATTTTTACAGTTGATATTTTTAATGAAGGAATTGATATTCCTAAAGTTAATCAAGTAATTATGCTTCGACCAACTGAGTCAGCAATTGTATTTGTACAACAATTAGGTCGTGGTTTACGCAAAGATCATTCAAAAGAATGTGTAGTTGTGATTGATTTTATTGGTAATTATGAAAAGAATTTTTTAATTCCAATTGCTTTAAGCGGTAATCAAAGTTATAACAAAGATACATTAAGAAGATTTGTTAGTGAGGGTTCTTTACTTATACCTGGCGCCTCAACAATTAATTTTGATCGTATTTCAAAAAAGAAAATATTTGAATCAATTGATAAAGCTAATTTTTCTGATATAAAAATCATCAAAGAAAGCTATTTACAATTAAAACAAAAACTTGGACGTATTCCAAGTTTACAAGATTTTGATAAATATGATTCTATTGATGTCTTAAGAATTTTTCAAAACAAAAATCTTGGTTCATATCATAAATTTTTATCAAAATACGAAAAAGATTATTCAATAAAATTCAACCCTATCCAAGAACAATATCTAGCATACATATCAACAAAACTAGCTTCTGGGAAAAGAATTCATGAATTAGAAGCAATTAAGGTTTGTATAAAAAACCAATCAGATTTACTTAATAATCTAAAAGAAAAGCTAAAAAATGTATATGATATTGATTTACCTAAAATTAGTCATACTACTATTATAAATATATTAAGTCAAAATTTTGCAACCGGCGGTGCCAAAGCAACCTTTAAAGATGCTATTTTTATTGATAAAAATTTAAAGATATCAACACAATTTAAAGCTCAATTAAATGATCTAAATTTTAAACAACAAATCATGGATCTTATCAATTTTGGAATAACTCGTTATAAAAAAAATTATACCAATACATATAAAGACACTTCACTATGCTTATATAAAAAATATACTTACGAAGATGTTTGTAGATTACTAAATTGGGAGCAAAATCTAGTTCCTTTAAATATTGGTGGCTATAAATATGATAAACATACAAATACTTTTCCTGTATTTATTAATTATGATAAAGAGGAAGGTATAAGCAAAACAATTAAATATGAAGATAAATTAATTGATCAAAATACAATAATTTGTTTTTCTAAACCAAAACGTACATTAACATCAGAAGAAGTAGTTAGAATATACAACGAAGATACAAATCATGTTAAAATACATCTTTTCATTAGGAAAAATAAAAATGATAACACTTCAAAAGAATTCTATTACTTAGGACTTATGCATACATATGGAAAACCAATTCAAACAATCATGCCAAATACTAATAACAATGTTGTACAATTCACTTATAAACTCGAAAATGAAATTAGAAAAGATATTTTTGATTATATAACTAATAATGATTAG
- a CDS encoding NCS2 family permease, with protein MFEKLFKLKEKGTTIKTEVIAGVTTFLAMAYILAVNPTMLKEAGLSYDSVFLATALSAGIATLIMGLLANYPVALAPGMGVNALFTYTIVLTMGYSPEAALAAVVVSGLIFLIISVTGIRKAIINAIPHQLKLSIGAGIGFFIAFIGFKNAGIIVGSDSTFVALGDLTNPVVLLALFGILITIILMAKKVPAAVFYGLVITAVVGIIFGLFGVEGMPKMPSAIVSFDLDTSGFGLFMNGFGELFSHPDCVVALFSLLFVDFFDTAGTLISVANKTNLVDQNGELENIEQALVADSVGTVIGGILGTSTVTSFVESTAGVEAGGRTGLTACVTAVLFLLSIFFAPVLSVVTSAVTAPALVAVGISMASQLGGIDWDDIIYASSGFITVIIMVLTYSISDGIAFGFIVYGLTSVVAGKGKDIKPIVWILILVFVLYFAFI; from the coding sequence ATGTTTGAAAAATTGTTTAAATTAAAAGAAAAAGGAACAACGATTAAAACAGAAGTTATTGCAGGTGTGACAACATTTTTAGCAATGGCTTATATTTTAGCAGTTAATCCAACCATGTTAAAAGAAGCAGGATTATCTTATGATAGTGTCTTTTTAGCAACAGCTCTATCAGCTGGAATTGCAACTTTGATAATGGGCTTACTTGCAAATTATCCAGTTGCTTTAGCACCAGGAATGGGTGTAAATGCATTATTTACATATACCATAGTTCTTACTATGGGTTATAGTCCCGAAGCTGCACTTGCTGCAGTTGTGGTATCAGGATTGATTTTTTTAATTATCTCGGTTACTGGTATTCGAAAAGCAATTATTAATGCTATTCCTCATCAATTAAAGTTATCGATTGGAGCTGGGATTGGATTTTTTATTGCTTTTATTGGTTTTAAAAATGCTGGAATTATCGTTGGAAGTGATTCGACGTTTGTCGCGTTAGGAGATTTAACAAATCCAGTTGTTTTATTGGCATTATTTGGTATATTGATTACGATTATTTTGATGGCTAAAAAGGTTCCGGCAGCTGTGTTTTATGGTTTGGTCATTACGGCTGTTGTAGGAATTATTTTTGGGTTATTTGGTGTAGAAGGTATGCCTAAAATGCCTAGTGCTATTGTTTCGTTTGATTTAGATACAAGCGGTTTTGGATTATTTATGAATGGCTTTGGTGAACTATTTTCACATCCTGATTGTGTCGTTGCTTTATTTTCATTGTTATTTGTTGATTTTTTTGATACTGCAGGAACTTTGATTTCTGTTGCTAATAAAACTAATTTAGTTGATCAAAATGGTGAACTTGAAAATATTGAACAAGCATTAGTTGCTGATTCTGTTGGAACGGTAATTGGTGGGATTCTTGGAACATCAACAGTTACTTCGTTTGTCGAATCTACGGCTGGAGTTGAAGCAGGTGGAAGAACGGGATTAACAGCTTGTGTTACAGCAGTTTTATTTTTGTTATCAATCTTTTTTGCACCGGTATTAAGTGTGGTAACTAGTGCTGTTACGGCACCGGCTTTAGTTGCTGTAGGAATATCTATGGCAAGTCAACTAGGTGGTATTGATTGGGATGATATTATCTATGCTTCATCAGGTTTTATTACGGTAATTATAATGGTTTTAACGTATTCGATTTCTGATGGAATTGCATTTGGATTTATTGTCTATGGTCTTACTAGTGTTGTTGCTGGAAAAGGAAAAGATATTAAACCAATCGTATGGATATTGATTCTGGTGTTTGTTTTATATTTTGCATTTATTTAA
- a CDS encoding MG284/MPN403 family protein, with protein sequence MKGTNTLTFKQKQAVVKSLFKQYHRAKLRLYCLENMNYYPQVSTSVIKETKNQYKKSMAERLNSGIEDKDELKSLISSFEMIIKALSHDSQLIIVNEYVEQKENEWWVDYYSRATYYRLKTRALEEFLFYVNVY encoded by the coding sequence ATGAAGGGAACAAATACGTTAACATTTAAACAAAAGCAAGCTGTAGTTAAGAGTTTATTTAAGCAATATCATCGAGCTAAGTTAAGATTGTATTGTTTAGAAAATATGAATTATTATCCTCAAGTAAGTACAAGTGTAATTAAAGAGACTAAGAATCAATATAAGAAATCTATGGCAGAACGTTTAAATAGTGGAATTGAGGATAAAGATGAGTTAAAGAGTTTAATTTCTTCGTTTGAAATGATTATTAAGGCATTGTCTCATGATAGTCAATTGATTATTGTTAATGAGTATGTTGAACAAAAAGAAAATGAATGGTGGGTTGATTATTATAGTCGTGCAACTTATTATCGGTTAAAAACAAGGGCTTTGGAGGAATTTTTATTTTATGTAAATGTTTATTGA